Within Metabacillus sp. KUDC1714, the genomic segment CTTTAGACATAACCTGTGCACCAACGATCCGTTTTGTGTTTTCCTCATAGACCACCTTTAACCTGATATCTTCATATGTTGGCATAAACTCTGGACGATCATGCTCTAAGATTGTGATACTTTTCACATTCATCCCCATACGAAGTGCCATCATTTCCGTTAAACCAGTTGTCGCGATATTTTGGTCAAAAATCCTAATTCCAGATGTACCTTGTGTGCCCATATATCGGATTGTCGGTTTCATCAAATTTTTCGCAACTAATGTCCCCATTCGAACAGCATTTGTTGCAAGTGGAATATATGCATGTTGACCAGTTGGATTGTAACGGATTGCACAACTATCACCTGCTGCGAAAACATCCTGATTACTTGTGCGCATATACTCATCTACTTTAATTGCTCCATTTTCAAGCATTTCGATTTGCCCTTTAACTAAATGTGTATTAGGTTGAAAACCAATACATAAGATGACGAGATCTGCTTCATACGTTCCGTTTGTTGTTTCAACTGCTGTAACCTTTTCTTCACTTCCTACAAAACGGGTAACTGTTTCACCTAAGGCTAAGCGTATATCACGGTTTTGAAAATCCTCTTCAATGATTTCTGTAAAAGACTCATCCAAGTATTTGCTCAATATTCTACTTTCCCCATCAATAAGTGTAACGTTTTTCCCGCTCATTTCAAATGCTTCTACTAATTCGATTCCAATGTAGCCTGCACCTACAACAACAATATTTTTAGCGTCTTTTGCTTTCTCAATAATTGTGTTTGCATGATGGAAGTTTTTGCAAAGAAGAATATTCTCCATATTAATTCCTTCAATTTTTGGAATAACAGGCCAAGACCCTGTTGCGATCACTAATTTGTCAAATGTCTCATTTATCACTTCATTTGTTACAAGATTTCTTGCAACAAGTGACTTCTCTTCAACATTTACGTCC encodes:
- a CDS encoding FAD-dependent oxidoreductase gives rise to the protein MKIAVIGCTHAGTAAISNIIKLYPNATINVYEKNDNISFLSCGIALHVSGVVKDANGLFYCTPEELTELGVNMFMKHEVLDVNVEEKSLVARNLVTNEVINETFDKLVIATGSWPVIPKIEGINMENILLCKNFHHANTIIEKAKDAKNIVVVGAGYIGIELVEAFEMSGKNVTLIDGESRILSKYLDESFTEIIEEDFQNRDIRLALGETVTRFVGSEEKVTAVETTNGTYEADLVILCIGFQPNTHLVKGQIEMLENGAIKVDEYMRTSNQDVFAAGDSCAIRYNPTGQHAYIPLATNAVRMGTLVAKNLMKPTIRYMGTQGTSGIRIFDQNIATTGLTEMMALRMGMNVKSITILEHDRPEFMPTYEDIRLKVVYEENTKRIVGAQVMSKVDVTQSINTLSVCIQNKMTTDELGFVDFFFQPHYNKPWNFLNQAGLQAL